One Anaerolineae bacterium genomic region harbors:
- a CDS encoding segregation/condensation protein A → MMHVEAPPAGLPDSPPSPREYTISLPVFEGPLDLLLHLIEREELDITAISLVQITDQYLQYIEQMERVNADHLADFLVIAAQLIWIKSRALLPKPPAPPEEEEEDPGEQLARQLREYKRFKEVARQLGEREQKGLRSYVRVASIPKSQGSIDLGGITLADLVAAVRQALAVAPPAPPVDHVVRPFTVTVAQRARHILERARAGQPFTFRSLLNEAASRVEIVVTLLAVLELLKRRAIRVYQEGLFGEIIIEAAGPLPEDSLEGFQSEMDGSAE, encoded by the coding sequence ATGATGCATGTAGAAGCGCCGCCGGCCGGCCTTCCCGATTCACCTCCTTCGCCCCGAGAGTACACCATCTCGCTCCCTGTCTTCGAAGGGCCGCTGGACCTGCTCCTGCACCTCATCGAGCGGGAGGAGCTGGACATCACTGCTATCTCGCTGGTGCAGATTACCGACCAGTACCTGCAGTACATCGAGCAGATGGAGCGGGTCAACGCCGATCACCTGGCGGATTTCCTGGTCATCGCCGCGCAGTTGATCTGGATCAAGTCGCGCGCCTTACTGCCCAAGCCGCCGGCGCCGCCGGAAGAAGAGGAAGAGGACCCCGGCGAACAGCTTGCCCGCCAGCTCCGCGAGTACAAGCGCTTCAAAGAGGTGGCGCGCCAGTTGGGAGAGCGCGAGCAAAAGGGCCTGCGCTCCTACGTGCGGGTGGCATCCATCCCCAAGTCGCAGGGCAGTATTGACCTCGGCGGCATCACCCTGGCGGATCTGGTGGCGGCGGTACGGCAGGCGCTGGCTGTGGCGCCGCCGGCACCTCCGGTGGACCATGTGGTGCGGCCCTTCACTGTGACCGTTGCCCAGCGCGCCCGCCATATCCTGGAGCGGGCGCGCGCCGGCCAGCCCTTCACCTTCCGCTCCCTGCTGAACGAAGCCGCCTCACGCGTCGAAATTGTGGTCACCCTGCTGGCAGTGCTGGAACTGCTCAAGCGGCGGGCCATCCGCGTCTATCAGGAGGGGTTGTTCGGGGAAATTATCATCGAAGCCGCCGGCCCTCTGCCGGAGGACTCCCTGGAAGGCTTTCAGTCGGAGATGGATGGGTCGGCGGAGTGA
- a CDS encoding VanZ family protein, translating into MPVRLRTWLFQWGPAIVWMGAIFFVSAQSSLPQAPDTLLDLILKKGLHMIAYGVLAGLFWRALNGRPALPRAGMSWLLAVLYAATDEYHQTFVPGRHGRPMDLLFDGMGALIALWLLWRWERRHVTPAAPGPSARPEEIPHSADPSISD; encoded by the coding sequence ATGCCTGTAAGATTGCGGACTTGGCTGTTCCAGTGGGGGCCGGCGATCGTCTGGATGGGAGCCATCTTCTTCGTCTCCGCCCAATCCAGCCTGCCGCAGGCGCCGGATACCCTGCTGGACCTGATATTGAAAAAGGGACTGCACATGATCGCCTACGGGGTGCTGGCCGGCCTGTTCTGGCGCGCCCTGAACGGCCGTCCTGCGCTCCCGCGAGCCGGCATGAGCTGGCTCCTGGCGGTGCTCTACGCCGCCACCGACGAGTATCACCAGACCTTTGTGCCCGGCCGGCACGGCCGGCCCATGGATCTGCTATTTGACGGGATGGGAGCGCTGATCGCGCTGTGGCTCCTCTGGCGTTGGGAGCGCCGGCATGTCACGCCGGCGGCACCCGGTCCCAGCGCGCGGCCGGAGGAGATCCCTCACTCCGCCGACCCATCCATCTCCGACTGA
- a CDS encoding glycosyltransferase, with protein MRIIFLAPFGLGVRATTSARALPLAGALAQRGHEVMLIIPPWDTPGDSERTYQDAGVTVHHLRADDLMCPRFSLRLAGRVCRQIAAYQPDILHIFKPVGYGGAAGMWITAHHRRPAVIYDLDDWEGCAGWAGRISRWPGEGLLREFQERWALRHAEGLTAASRLLVSRAREAGRLPEEILYLPNGCPQDIPQPFTPAWQERRARARQRWALPADALVALWSTRLHEVEPARAARLFASLCSAVPALTLLTAGAGLAGEEQIWQELAQADPHLRRQSRYLGQLPPTEWQDVVIASDLGLFPQDDHLINRARCPARLPHMMAAGLPIVAEDVGEASTYIAHGESGWLVPAGDDQAIVATARSVLQDEAVRVQIGKRAAARARERFAWSRLAEELEQFYKRIWRRHTSRYNVVTAQR; from the coding sequence ATGCGCATCATCTTCCTGGCACCGTTCGGGCTGGGCGTGCGGGCCACGACCTCCGCCCGGGCCCTGCCGCTGGCCGGCGCGCTGGCACAGCGCGGCCATGAGGTCATGCTGATCATCCCGCCCTGGGACACGCCCGGGGATTCCGAGCGCACGTATCAGGACGCCGGCGTGACCGTGCATCACCTGCGGGCGGACGACCTGATGTGCCCCCGCTTTTCCCTGCGCCTGGCGGGGCGCGTCTGCCGGCAGATTGCCGCCTATCAGCCCGATATCTTGCACATCTTCAAGCCGGTGGGATACGGCGGCGCGGCGGGGATGTGGATCACCGCGCACCACCGCCGGCCGGCCGTCATCTACGATCTGGACGATTGGGAGGGGTGCGCTGGCTGGGCCGGCCGCATCAGCCGCTGGCCGGGGGAAGGACTCCTGCGCGAGTTCCAGGAGCGCTGGGCGTTAAGACACGCCGAAGGGCTGACGGCCGCCAGCCGGCTCCTGGTCTCCCGCGCTCGGGAAGCCGGCCGCCTTCCCGAGGAAATCCTGTACCTTCCCAACGGATGCCCGCAAGATATACCCCAACCGTTCACGCCGGCCTGGCAGGAGCGGAGGGCGCGGGCGCGCCAACGCTGGGCACTGCCGGCGGATGCCTTGGTCGCCTTATGGAGCACACGCCTTCATGAAGTGGAGCCTGCCCGCGCCGCGCGGCTCTTTGCGTCGCTGTGCAGTGCCGTGCCGGCCCTGACCCTGCTGACCGCCGGCGCCGGCCTGGCCGGCGAAGAGCAAATATGGCAGGAGCTGGCCCAGGCAGACCCGCATCTCCGCCGGCAAAGCCGCTACCTGGGGCAACTGCCGCCGACGGAGTGGCAGGACGTCGTCATCGCCAGCGACCTGGGCCTTTTCCCGCAGGACGACCATCTCATCAACCGGGCGCGCTGCCCGGCCAGACTGCCCCATATGATGGCCGCCGGCCTGCCCATCGTCGCGGAGGATGTCGGGGAGGCCAGCACGTACATCGCCCATGGCGAGAGCGGCTGGCTGGTGCCGGCGGGGGATGACCAAGCGATCGTCGCGACAGCTCGCAGTGTGCTGCAGGATGAAGCGGTACGGGTCCAGATCGGGAAAAGGGCCGCGGCGCGTGCGCGGGAGCGCTTCGCCTGGAGCCGGCTGGCGGAAGAGCTGGAACAGTTCTACAAGCGGATTTGGCGCCGGCACACTTCGCGCTACAATGTCGTTACCGCTCAGCGCTAA
- a CDS encoding biotin transporter BioY: MSRAKASHAEFVSDWLAELALIAVANICLVLSAQTAVRLPFTPVPITAQTLAVLMAGALLGRRRGALAVAAYLAEGAAGLPVFAGGAGGLPYMLGPTGGYLAGFLFAAYLTGGLKDRGWDRRPLSALSMLALGNLAIYLPGLLWLSRFVGPEKALALGFFPFLLGDALKLVLGAPALLLARRRR; the protein is encoded by the coding sequence ATGTCCCGAGCAAAGGCCTCGCACGCCGAGTTTGTATCGGACTGGCTGGCAGAGCTGGCGCTGATTGCAGTGGCCAACATCTGCCTGGTGCTGAGCGCCCAGACGGCGGTGCGCCTGCCCTTCACGCCCGTGCCCATCACCGCGCAGACGCTGGCGGTGCTGATGGCCGGCGCCCTGCTGGGCCGCCGGCGCGGCGCCCTGGCCGTGGCAGCCTATCTGGCCGAAGGAGCGGCGGGACTGCCGGTTTTCGCCGGCGGCGCAGGGGGCTTGCCCTACATGCTGGGGCCGACCGGCGGATATCTGGCCGGCTTCCTGTTCGCCGCGTACCTCACCGGCGGGCTGAAAGACCGCGGCTGGGACCGCCGGCCCCTGTCCGCCCTGTCGATGCTGGCGCTGGGCAACCTGGCCATTTACCTGCCCGGCCTGCTTTGGCTGTCGCGCTTCGTCGGCCCGGAAAAGGCGCTGGCCCTCGGCTTCTTCCCCTTCCTACTCGGCGACGCCCTGAAGCTGGTGCTGGGAGCGCCGGCCCTCCTGCTGGCGCGGCGCCGGCGCTGA